One Pseudomonas sp. HOU2 genomic window carries:
- a CDS encoding DUF6124 family protein encodes MFKPTPNPPETNPADTSPYESPDSKKLHEAAERALDHYLKPEPSSRNSVDRGMQMFRVAPDINPEAIAIQTYETFSSVSILLLDLADSLEDKPRHLAMAIYQLSEMGLLLAEKTLDSERAIAVG; translated from the coding sequence ATGTTCAAACCAACTCCGAATCCACCCGAAACAAACCCTGCCGATACCTCGCCCTACGAATCTCCCGATTCAAAAAAACTCCACGAAGCCGCCGAGCGCGCTCTCGATCACTACCTCAAACCCGAACCGTCCTCGCGCAATTCCGTGGACCGTGGCATGCAGATGTTCCGGGTCGCGCCCGACATCAATCCCGAAGCGATTGCCATCCAGACCTACGAAACCTTTTCGTCGGTGAGCATTCTGCTGCTGGATCTGGCGGACAGCCTGGAAGACAAACCACGGCATCTGGCGATGGCGATTTATCAGTTGAGCGAGATGGGGTTGTTGCTGGCGGAGAAGACGCTGGACAGTGAGCGGGCGATTGCTGTGGGTTAG
- a CDS encoding PilZ domain-containing protein: MFTDRRIERHQLPYFLRVYNSVTDKPIGFLGNVSEDGLMLISQLPMMIGAEFHLRLKIPASDGCQQVIDLNACCLWCQEDATPLHYDAGFSLQRPPPEYGQLVEALRQYFSFQPLPASA, translated from the coding sequence ATGTTTACCGATCGTCGAATCGAACGGCACCAGTTGCCGTACTTCCTCCGGGTGTACAACAGCGTCACCGACAAACCCATCGGTTTTCTGGGCAACGTGTCCGAAGACGGGCTGATGCTTATCAGCCAGTTGCCGATGATGATCGGTGCCGAATTCCATCTGCGCCTGAAAATCCCCGCCAGCGATGGTTGCCAGCAGGTCATCGACCTCAATGCGTGCTGCCTGTGGTGTCAGGAAGATGCTACCCCCCTGCATTACGACGCCGGATTCAGCCTGCAGCGTCCACCCCCGGAATATGGGCAACTGGTCGAGGCGCTGCGTCAGTACTTCAGCTTCCAGCCATTGCCGGCTTCGGCCTGA
- a CDS encoding tetratricopeptide repeat protein codes for MRLLPIAALALSALAATGCTRWSMNHHLNNAYSAYDRGNCEQVMLELSKVERASRARPYVWPEVSMMRGQCLERQKMYIDAAQTYQFIIASYPNSEYAFRARARLETLQSLGHYPTRSAVAAPGPQRF; via the coding sequence ATGCGATTGTTGCCCATTGCCGCCCTTGCCCTTAGCGCCCTCGCTGCCACGGGCTGCACCCGTTGGTCGATGAACCATCATTTGAACAACGCCTACAGCGCCTATGACCGGGGCAATTGCGAGCAGGTGATGCTCGAACTGTCCAAGGTCGAGCGCGCCAGCCGGGCTCGTCCGTATGTGTGGCCGGAAGTGTCGATGATGCGCGGCCAGTGCCTGGAACGGCAAAAAATGTACATCGATGCGGCGCAGACCTATCAGTTCATCATCGCCTCGTACCCCAACAGCGAATACGCCTTCCGCGCCCGCGCGCGTCTGGAAACCCTGCAGAGCCTGGGTCATTACCCGACGCGCAGCGCGGTGGCAGCGCCGGGTCCGCAACGCTTCTGA
- the pyk gene encoding pyruvate kinase produces MSVRRTKIVATLGPASNSPEVLEQLILAGLDVARLNFSHGTPDEHKARAKLVRDLAAKHGRFVALLGDLQGPKIRIAKFANKRIELKIGDKFTFSTSHPLTEGNQQVVGIDYPDLVKDCGVGDELLLDDGRVVMRVETATATELHCVVTIGGPLSDHKGINRRGGGLTAPALTEKDKADIKLAAEMEVDYLAVSFPRDAADMNYARQLRDEAGGTAWLVAKIERAEAVADDETLDGLIKASDAVMVARGDLGVEIGDAELVGIQKKIILHARRHNKAVIVATQMMESMIQNPMPTRAEVSDVANAVLDYTDAVMLSAESAAGAYPLEAVQAMARICVGAEKHPTSKTSSHRIGKEFERCDESIALATMYTANHFPGVKAIIALTESGYTPLIMSRIRSSVPIYCFTPHREAQARAAMFRGVYTVPFDPASLAPNEVSQKAIDELVKRGVVEKGDWVILTKGDSYHTTGGTNGMKILHVGDPQV; encoded by the coding sequence ATGTCCGTCCGTCGTACCAAAATCGTCGCTACCCTTGGCCCGGCCAGTAACTCGCCGGAAGTTCTCGAACAGCTGATTCTGGCTGGTCTGGACGTCGCCCGTCTGAACTTCTCCCACGGCACCCCCGACGAGCACAAGGCTCGCGCGAAGCTGGTGCGTGACCTCGCCGCCAAGCACGGCCGTTTCGTCGCCCTGCTGGGTGACCTGCAAGGCCCGAAAATCCGTATCGCCAAATTCGCCAACAAGCGCATCGAGCTGAAGATCGGTGACAAGTTCACCTTCTCCACCAGCCATCCGCTGACCGAAGGCAACCAGCAAGTGGTCGGCATCGACTACCCGGATCTGGTGAAAGACTGCGGCGTGGGCGACGAGCTGCTGCTCGACGACGGCCGCGTAGTGATGCGCGTCGAAACCGCCACTGCTACCGAGCTGCACTGCGTGGTGACCATCGGCGGCCCGCTGTCCGACCACAAAGGCATCAACCGTCGCGGTGGCGGCCTGACCGCACCAGCCCTGACCGAAAAAGACAAGGCCGACATCAAGCTCGCCGCCGAAATGGAAGTCGACTACCTCGCGGTGTCCTTCCCGCGTGACGCGGCTGACATGAACTACGCCCGTCAACTGCGCGACGAAGCCGGCGGCACTGCCTGGCTGGTGGCGAAGATCGAACGCGCCGAAGCTGTGGCCGATGACGAAACCCTCGACGGCCTGATCAAGGCGTCTGACGCAGTGATGGTTGCCCGTGGCGACCTCGGTGTGGAAATCGGCGACGCCGAGCTGGTAGGCATTCAGAAGAAGATCATTCTGCACGCACGCCGCCACAACAAAGCGGTGATCGTTGCGACCCAGATGATGGAGTCGATGATCCAGAACCCGATGCCGACCCGCGCCGAAGTGTCCGACGTGGCCAACGCTGTGCTCGACTACACCGACGCCGTGATGCTCTCGGCCGAATCCGCTGCCGGCGCTTACCCGCTGGAAGCCGTGCAGGCGATGGCACGCATCTGCGTCGGCGCTGAAAAGCACCCGACCAGCAAGACTTCCAGCCACCGCATCGGCAAGGAATTCGAGCGCTGCGACGAGAGTATTGCGCTGGCGACCATGTACACCGCCAACCACTTCCCGGGTGTCAAGGCGATCATCGCGCTGACCGAAAGCGGTTACACCCCGCTGATCATGTCGCGTATCCGTTCGTCGGTGCCGATCTACTGCTTCACCCCGCACCGCGAAGCCCAGGCCCGCGCGGCGATGTTCCGCGGTGTGTACACCGTGCCGTTCGACCCGGCCTCGCTGGCTCCGAACGAAGTCAGCCAGAAGGCGATCGACGAACTGGTCAAGCGCGGCGTTGTGGAAAAAGGCGACTGGGTCATCCTGACCAAGGGCGACAGCTACCACACCACCGGCGGCACCAACGGCATGAAGATCCTGCACGTTGGCGATCCACAGGTCTGA
- a CDS encoding enoyl-CoA hydratase-related protein, translating to MTEAILLERERGLLTLRLNRPDKKNALTRAMYSRLAEALKQADNDPDINAVLITGSAECFTAGNDIADFIQQPPSDLDSPVFHFMLNLLECRKPVIAAVAGAAVGIGTTLLLHCDLVYVSRDARLRMPFVNLGLCPEFGSSLILPRLLGQAKAAELLLLGEGFSGEQAAQWGIATEALGSGEAALSKAREMALRFDELPAEAVRISKQLMRAPDRELIRKVIEEEGALFTQRLRSPEALAALTGFIKRH from the coding sequence ATGACCGAAGCCATCCTGCTCGAACGCGAACGCGGTTTGCTCACCCTGCGTCTCAACCGTCCGGACAAGAAAAACGCCCTGACCCGCGCGATGTACAGCCGCCTCGCCGAGGCCCTGAAGCAGGCCGACAACGATCCTGACATCAATGCTGTGCTGATCACCGGCAGCGCTGAGTGCTTCACCGCCGGCAACGACATTGCCGACTTCATCCAGCAACCGCCGAGCGACCTCGACAGCCCGGTGTTTCACTTCATGCTCAACCTGCTCGAATGCCGCAAACCGGTGATCGCCGCCGTGGCCGGTGCGGCGGTGGGCATCGGCACCACGTTGCTGCTGCATTGTGATCTGGTCTACGTCAGCCGCGATGCGCGGTTGCGCATGCCGTTCGTCAATCTCGGGTTGTGTCCGGAGTTTGGCTCCAGCCTTATCCTGCCGCGTCTGCTCGGGCAGGCGAAAGCGGCGGAGCTGTTGCTGCTCGGCGAAGGGTTCAGCGGTGAACAGGCGGCGCAGTGGGGCATTGCCACCGAGGCGTTGGGCAGTGGCGAAGCAGCACTGAGCAAGGCGCGGGAGATGGCGTTGCGTTTCGATGAGCTACCGGCCGAAGCGGTGCGTATCAGCAAGCAATTGATGAGGGCGCCGGATCGCGAATTGATCCGTAAGGTGATCGAGGAGGAGGGCGCGTTGTTCACCCAGCGTTTGCGCTCGCCGGAGGCGTTGGCGGCATTGACCGGATTCATCAAACGGCATTGA
- a CDS encoding iron-sulfur-binding ferredoxin reductase, with the protein MPELRVGDRQWSVAAGSNLLDALNQNGVAVPYSCRAGSCHACLVQCVNGLPADSRPDALSAEQRQQGWRLACQCQVTEDLQVHTFDPVTDGRPAVVEALDWLSDNVLRLRLTPQRPLRYAAGQHLVLWINQIARPYSLASLPQEERFLEFHLDCRQPGEFSDAARRLQIGDPIRLGELRGGALHYDPDWHSRPLWLLAAGTGLGPLFGVLREALRQDHQGAIRVIHLAHDAREHYLSKPLAALAAQRENLSVELWTAAESADALAQLRLVSRQTLALVCGSTASVDAFAKRLYLAGLPRNQLLADVFLTRG; encoded by the coding sequence ATGCCTGAACTTCGCGTCGGTGACCGGCAATGGTCGGTGGCGGCGGGCAGCAACCTGCTCGACGCCCTCAACCAGAACGGCGTCGCGGTGCCTTACAGCTGCCGCGCCGGCAGTTGCCATGCCTGTCTGGTGCAGTGCGTGAACGGCTTGCCCGCCGACAGTCGCCCGGATGCCTTGAGCGCCGAACAGCGCCAGCAAGGCTGGCGGCTGGCCTGTCAGTGTCAGGTCACGGAAGATTTGCAGGTACACACCTTCGACCCGGTCACCGACGGTCGTCCGGCCGTGGTCGAGGCGCTGGACTGGCTCAGTGACAACGTCCTGCGTTTGCGCCTGACCCCGCAACGACCGCTACGCTACGCCGCCGGGCAGCATCTGGTGCTGTGGATCAACCAGATCGCCAGACCGTATTCGCTGGCAAGCCTGCCGCAGGAAGAGCGCTTTCTCGAATTTCACCTCGACTGCCGCCAGCCCGGCGAATTCAGCGATGCGGCGCGGCGCCTGCAGATCGGTGACCCGATCCGCCTTGGCGAACTGCGCGGCGGCGCGTTGCATTACGACCCGGACTGGCACTCGCGCCCGCTGTGGCTGCTGGCGGCCGGCACCGGGCTGGGCCCGTTGTTCGGCGTGCTGCGCGAAGCCTTGCGTCAGGATCACCAAGGCGCCATCCGCGTCATTCACCTGGCCCATGACGCGCGCGAGCACTATCTGTCCAAACCCCTGGCGGCGCTTGCCGCACAACGCGAAAACCTCAGCGTCGAGCTGTGGACGGCGGCCGAGTCAGCCGATGCTTTGGCGCAACTGCGCCTTGTTTCCCGGCAAACCCTGGCCTTAGTCTGCGGCTCGACTGCCAGCGTCGATGCGTTTGCCAAGCGTCTGTACCTGGCCGGGTTGCCGCGCAATCAACTGCTGGCGGATGTGTTTCTGACCCGCGGTTGA
- a CDS encoding GGDEF domain-containing protein, translating to MTHNAIQRLLLKRFALAAATYGLALLLLWLAFFTGHYPQSLNSVAIGSALVVICQATLFALFWSGRNQRFADPSLTEAQVLLGLGWQTWLIAHLDEARGAFLVFYVLILLFGLFHLSRRAFIRCALLVFFSFCAITLWDGFHFRLPDPALAVLQVCILAMVLAWLVIYARFVQVSRQRMRQRRFALQAHQDTLRGMMRQLEDLVATDELTGLFNRRHFLRLASRELAEMEPGVVHGLALIDLDHFKRINDLHGHAAGDQVLQAFAGVAGACLRDGDVLARYGGEEFVVLLPDCDAERLTACCERLRIAFTDVELMGLNVRNLSLSAGMTLLELGDDLDDALQRADQALYRAKRDGRNRCAAAWENVDA from the coding sequence TTGACCCATAACGCTATTCAACGTCTTTTGCTCAAACGCTTTGCACTCGCTGCAGCCACCTATGGATTGGCTTTGCTGCTGCTGTGGCTGGCGTTTTTCACCGGGCATTACCCGCAATCATTGAACAGCGTGGCCATCGGCAGCGCGCTGGTGGTGATCTGCCAGGCGACGTTGTTTGCGCTGTTCTGGTCCGGGCGCAATCAGCGCTTCGCCGACCCCAGCCTGACCGAGGCGCAAGTGCTGCTCGGGCTTGGCTGGCAGACCTGGCTGATCGCCCATCTGGATGAAGCACGCGGCGCGTTTCTGGTGTTCTACGTGCTGATCCTGCTGTTCGGTCTGTTCCATTTATCCCGGCGCGCGTTCATTCGTTGCGCGCTGCTGGTGTTCTTCAGTTTCTGTGCGATCACCCTTTGGGACGGCTTCCACTTCCGTTTGCCGGATCCGGCATTGGCGGTGTTGCAGGTGTGTATTCTGGCGATGGTGCTGGCGTGGCTGGTGATTTATGCACGCTTCGTCCAGGTTTCACGCCAGCGCATGCGCCAGCGCCGGTTTGCCTTGCAGGCGCATCAGGACACCCTGCGCGGGATGATGCGCCAACTCGAAGATCTGGTGGCCACCGACGAGTTGACCGGGCTGTTCAATCGCCGGCATTTTCTGCGTCTGGCCTCACGGGAACTGGCGGAGATGGAACCGGGCGTGGTGCATGGTCTGGCACTGATCGACCTCGATCACTTCAAACGCATCAACGATCTGCACGGTCATGCCGCCGGCGATCAGGTGTTGCAGGCTTTCGCCGGCGTGGCGGGTGCCTGCCTGCGTGACGGCGACGTGCTGGCGCGTTACGGTGGCGAAGAATTCGTGGTGTTGTTGCCCGACTGCGATGCCGAACGCCTGACCGCCTGCTGCGAACGCCTGCGCATTGCTTTCACCGATGTCGAACTGATGGGCCTGAACGTGCGTAACCTCAGCCTGTCGGCGGGCATGACCCTGCTGGAACTGGGCGACGATCTGGACGACGCTTTGCAGCGTGCAGATCAGGCGCTGTACCGGGCCAAGCGCGACGGGCGCAATCGCTGTGCAGCGGCATGGGAGAATGTGGATGCCTGA
- a CDS encoding fumarate hydratase translates to MTVIKQDDLIQSVADALQFISYYHPVDFIQAMHEAYLREESPAARDSIAQILINSRMCATGHRPICQDTGIVTVFVRVGMDVRWDGATMSLDDMINEGVRRAYNLPENVLRASILADPAGARKNTKDNTPAVIHYSIVPGNTVEVDVAAKGGGSENKSKMAMLNPSDSIVDWVLKTVPTMGAGWCPPGMLGIGIGGTAEKAAVMAKEVLMESIDIHELKARGPQNRIEEIRLELFEKVNQLGIGAQGLGGLTTVLDVKIMDYPTHAASLPVCMIPNCAATRHAHFVLDGSGPASLEAPSLDAYPEIVWEAGPSARRVNLDTLTPEEVQSWKPGETVLLNGKMLTGRDAAHKRMVEMLNKGETLPVDLKGRFIYYVGPVDPVGDEVVGPAGPTTATRMDKFTRQILEQTGLLGMIGKSERGPTAIEAIKDNKAVYLMAVGGAAYLVAQAIKKSKVLAFAELGMEAIYEFEVKDMPVTVAVDSNGESVHITGPAIWQQKIAESLAVEVQ, encoded by the coding sequence ATGACCGTGATCAAGCAAGACGACCTGATTCAGAGCGTTGCCGACGCCCTGCAGTTCATTTCCTATTACCACCCCGTGGATTTCATCCAGGCGATGCACGAAGCCTACCTGCGCGAAGAATCGCCAGCGGCCCGTGATTCGATCGCGCAGATCCTGATCAACTCGCGCATGTGCGCCACCGGCCACCGGCCGATCTGCCAGGACACCGGCATCGTCACCGTGTTCGTGCGGGTGGGCATGGACGTACGTTGGGATGGCGCGACCATGAGCCTGGACGACATGATCAACGAAGGCGTGCGCCGCGCCTACAACCTGCCGGAAAACGTCCTGCGTGCCTCGATCCTCGCCGACCCGGCGGGCGCTCGTAAAAACACCAAGGACAACACCCCGGCGGTCATCCACTACTCCATCGTCCCGGGCAACACCGTGGAAGTGGACGTGGCGGCCAAGGGCGGCGGTTCCGAGAACAAGTCGAAAATGGCCATGCTCAACCCGTCCGACTCGATCGTTGACTGGGTGCTCAAGACCGTTCCGACCATGGGCGCCGGCTGGTGCCCACCGGGCATGCTCGGCATCGGCATCGGCGGCACCGCCGAGAAAGCCGCGGTCATGGCTAAAGAAGTGTTGATGGAATCCATCGACATTCACGAACTGAAAGCCCGTGGCCCGCAGAACCGCATCGAAGAGATCCGCCTGGAGCTGTTCGAGAAGGTCAACCAGCTGGGCATCGGCGCCCAGGGCCTCGGTGGCCTGACCACCGTGCTCGACGTGAAGATCATGGACTACCCGACCCACGCTGCCTCACTGCCGGTGTGCATGATCCCGAACTGCGCCGCCACCCGTCACGCGCACTTCGTGCTCGACGGTTCTGGCCCGGCATCGCTGGAAGCGCCATCGCTGGACGCCTACCCGGAAATCGTCTGGGAAGCCGGCCCGTCGGCCCGTCGCGTCAACCTCGACACCCTGACCCCGGAAGAAGTGCAGAGCTGGAAGCCGGGCGAAACCGTCCTGCTCAACGGCAAGATGCTTACCGGTCGCGACGCGGCGCACAAGCGCATGGTCGAGATGCTGAACAAGGGCGAAACCCTGCCGGTGGATCTCAAGGGTCGCTTCATCTACTACGTCGGCCCGGTTGATCCGGTCGGCGACGAAGTGGTGGGCCCGGCTGGCCCGACTACCGCGACGCGGATGGACAAGTTCACCCGTCAGATCCTTGAGCAGACCGGCCTGCTGGGCATGATCGGCAAGTCCGAACGCGGCCCGACCGCGATCGAAGCGATCAAGGACAACAAGGCCGTGTACCTGATGGCCGTCGGCGGCGCCGCTTACCTGGTGGCGCAGGCCATCAAGAAGTCCAAGGTGCTGGCGTTCGCCGAGCTGGGCATGGAAGCGATCTACGAGTTCGAGGTCAAGGACATGCCGGTCACCGTCGCGGTGGACAGCAACGGTGAGTCGGTGCACATCACCGGCCCGGCGATCTGGCAACAGAAGATCGCCGAAAGCCTGGCGGTAGAAGTGCAGTAA